The following proteins are co-located in the Mus pahari chromosome 14, PAHARI_EIJ_v1.1, whole genome shotgun sequence genome:
- the Tob1 gene encoding protein Tob1 produces the protein MQLEIQVALNFIISYLYNKLPRRRVNIFGEELERLLKKKYEGHWYPEKPYKGSGFRCIHVGEKVDPVIEQASKESGLDIDDVRGNLPQDLSVWIDPFEVSYQIGEKGPVKVLYVDDSSETGCELDKEIKNSFNPEAQAFMPISDPASSVSSSPSPPFGHSAAVSPTFMPRSTQPLTFTTATFAATKFGSTKMKNSGRSSKVARTSPINLGLTVNVNDLLKQKAISSSVHSLYGLGLGSQQQPQPQQQQQQQQQQQPQPSSQPPPPPPQQQPQPQQPQPQQQTSALSPNAKEFIFPNMQGQGSSTNGMFPGDSPLNLSPLQYSNAFDVFAAYGGLNEKSFVDGLNFSLNNMQYSNQQFQPVMAN, from the coding sequence ATGCAGCTTGAAATCCAAGTAGcactaaattttattatttcctactTGTACAATAAGCTTCCCAGGAGACGTGTCAACATTTTTGGTGAAGAGCTTGAAAGACTTCTTAAGAAGAAATATGAAGGGCACTGGTATCCTGAAAAGCCATACAAAGGCTCAGGGTTTAGATGTATACACGTGGGGGAGAAGGTGGACCCCGTGATCGAGCAGGCATCCAAAGAGAGTGGTTTGGACATTGACGATGTTCGTGGCAATCTGCCGCAGGATTTGAGCGTTTGGATCGACCCGTTTGAAGTTTCCTACCAGATTGGTGAAAAGGGACCAGTGAAGGTGTTGTACGTGGATGATAGTAGTGAAACCGGATGTGAGCTGGATAAGGAGATCAAAAACAGCTTTAACCCGGAGGCCCAGGCGTTCATGCCCATAAGTGACCCGGCCTCCTCCGTGTCCAGCTCTCCCTCACCTCCCTTTGGCCACTCTGCTGCTGTCAGCCCCACCTTCATGCCCCGGTCCACCCAGCCTTTAACCTTTACCACTGCCACTTTTGCTGCCACCAAGTTCGGCTCCACCAAAATGAAGAACAGTGGCCGTAGCAGCAAGGTAGCACGTACTTCTCCGATCAACCTGGGCCTGACTGTGAATGTGAACGACCTCCTGAAGCAGAAAGCCATCTCTTCCTCAGTGCACTCTCTGTATGGGCTGGGCCTGGGCAGCCAGCAGCAGCCgcagcctcagcagcagcagcaacagcagcaacagcagcagccgcagccATCATCCCAGCCGCCGCCTCCACCAccgcagcagcagccacagccgcAGCAGCCGCAGCCACAGCAGCAAACCTCTGCTCTTTCTCCCAATGCCAAGGAATTTATTTTTCCTAACATGCAGGGTCAAGGTAGTAGTACCAATGGAATGTTCCCGGGTGACAGCCCCCTTAACCTCAGTCCCCTCCAGTACAGTAATGCCTTTGATGTGTTTGCAGCCTATGGAGGCCTCAACGAGAAGTCTTTCGTAGACGGCTTGAATTTTAGCTTAAATAACATGCAGTATTCTAACCAGCAATTCCAGCCTGTTATGgctaactaa